The following is a genomic window from Amycolatopsis cihanbeyliensis.
GGAGGTCACCGACACCCGGAACGGTCCACCTTCGCCGGCACGCGTCACCGTGCGCGTCCCGCGGTGGGCGGGAGGCGGGGCGGCCACCGCGGGCGGCATACGTGATCGCCTATGCGGCCACCGCACTCTCACTCACCTACGGAATTTCCCATTTCTGGCGGGTACCGGGTATTCCGTTCGGTTTCCCGAGTCAGGACCACGGCGGTTCCACGGAAGCGCTGTCCGCCGCGGGGAAACCGCCGGCACCGGCCTGCTGCTCGGCGAGTGGATGATGGGTCCGTCGGCCCGATCGCCGCGGTTCTCGCGCTCGCGACCGTGCATCCGTGGGGAGGGCGCGTCCCGCGCCGGTTGCTCGTCGCCGCGAGCCGGCTCGGTTTCGGCATGCTCACCATCACCCTGAGCCGGTGCGGGCATCCGGCCGCGGCGCGGTGAACCCGCGCGATCAGCCGGCGCCCCGCTCCGCCGGGCTGCACAGCACGCAGAACTCGTTGCCCTCCGGGTCGGCGAGGACGGCCCAGCCGAGGCAGACGGCGCCCGGCTTCCGATGATCGGCGACCATCGTCGCCCCGAGCTCGAGCAGCCGCCGCACCTCGTCTTCCCGCGTCCGATCCTGCGGGCGCAGGCACACATGCAGCCGGTTCTTGCCCGCCTTCGCTTCGGGGACTTGCAGGAAGACCAGGTCCACTCCGTTGCCGAGGGAGATCAAGGCCTCCGGATCCCCCGGCTGGTCCTCATCGGAGACCGGGCGGTCGACGACCTGGCTCCAGAACTGGGCCAGCTGGTAGGGGTCGGCACAGTCGATGGCGACGTTCTGCACGAATGCACTCATACCGGGCTAGCCTGCCCATGGTTACCGCCGCCGTCCACGTCTTTTCGCGGGAAGGAGCAGCACCATGCCGATCATCGACGTCTGGGCGCAGCACCCGACACCCCGGTTCCTCCGGCACGAGATGCTCGACTCGCTGCGCCGGTGGCTGGGCGAGGAGATCCCGGCCGGAGAGGTGCCGGTGTCGGCCACGCTGGCCGTGCTGGACGCGGGCGGGGTGGACAGGGCGCTGCTCAGCGCCTGGCACGGGCCGGAGGGTGCGCTGGTGTCGAACGACGAGGTCGCCGCGTTCGTCGCCGAGGCGCCGGAACGGCTCGGCGGGGTGGCTTCGGTGGACCTGGGCAAGCCGATGGCGGCCGTGCGGGAGCTGCGGCGCGCGGTGCGCGAGCTCGGGTTCGTGGCGCTGCGGGTGGTGCCCTGGCTGTGGGGGCTGCCGCCGAACGACCGGCGCTACTACCCGCTGTACGCGGAGTGTGTCGAGCTCGGCATCCCGTTCTGCACCCAGGTCGGGCACACCGGACCGCTGCGCGCTTCGGAGACCGGCAGGCCCATCCCGTATCTGGACGAGGTGGCACTGGACTTCCCGGAGTTGACGATCGTGGCGGGACATATCGGTTACCCGTGGACGACCGAGATGATCGCTCTGGCCACCAAGTACCCGAACGTGTACATCGACACCTCGGCCTACACCGTTCGCCGCTACCCCGCCGAGCTGGTGAGCTACCTGCGCGCGCACGGCAGGCGCAAGGTGCTGTTCGGCACGAACTACCCGATGCTCACCCCGGAACGGGCACTCGCCGGGCTGGACGACCTCGGGCTGGACGAGGAAACCACCGAGCTGTTCCTCGCGGGCAACGCCCGACGGGTGTTCGGCGACTGAGGCAGCCGGACCTGCCGCACGTGGACGGCCAACTCGCGGACGTAAGCAGCAAACTCGCGCGCATGGGCAGCAAACTCGGGTACGTGGAGAGCAAACACGCCTACGGGGACGGCAAACACGCCGCTAGGCCTGGGCGGGTTCGGGCTGCTCCACCTCGTCGTCGGAGCGCAGTCGCTGGGAGATCACCTGGGTGATCCCGTCGCCCTGCATGCTCACCCCGTACAGCGCGTCGGCGATCTCCATGGTCGCCTTCTGGTGGGTGATGATGATCAGCTGGGAGGCGGAGCGGAGCTGCTCCAGCAGGCCGATCAGCCTGCGCATGTTGGTGTCGTCCAGCGCGGCCTCGACCTCGTCCATCACGTAGAAGGGCGAGGGGCGCGCCCGGAAGATCGCGACCAGCATGCCCACCGCGACCAGCGACTTCTCCCCGCCGGAGAGCAGGGACAGTCGCTTGACCTTCTTGCCTGGCGGGCGTGCCTCCACGTCCACCCCGGTGGTGAGCGGGTCGTTCGGCTCGGTGAGCACCATCCGGCCCTCGCCGCCGGGGAACAGCACCGAGAACACGGTCTCGAACTCCCGCGCGACATCCTCATAGGCGCTGGTGAACACCTCGAGGATCTTCTCGTCCACCTCCTTGATCACGCTCTCCAGGTCCTCGCGGGTCTTCTTCAGGTCCTCCAGCTGCGTGGAGAGGAACTTGTAACGTTCCTCCAGCGCCGCGAACTCCTCGAGGGCCAGCGGGTTGACCTTGCCGAGCAGGTTCAGGTCCTTCTCCGCCCGCTTGGCCCGCCGCTCCTGGGTGTCCCGCTCGTACGGGATGGGCTGCGGCTCGGCCACCGCCTCGCCGCGCTCCTTGGCCGCCTCGTACTCCGCCATCTCGCCGGCACCGGGAGGCACCGGCACGTCCGGGCCGTACTCGGTGACCAGGTCTTCCAGCCCGATGCCGAAGTCCTCGGACACCTTGGTCTCCAGCTGCTCCAGCCGCATCCGCTGCTCGGCCCGCAGCACCTCGTCCCGGTGCACCGCGTCGGTCAGCTTCTCCAGCTCGCCGGTCAGCTCGCGGACCCGGTTGCGCACCTGGCCGAGGGTCTCCTCGCGCCGCTGCCGCCGCTCCTGCTCGGCATCCCGCTCGGCGGCGGCGCGCTGCAGCGAGGTCTCGATCCGGTCCAGCGCGAACTCGCCCGCGTTGACCACGGCCCTGGCGACCTCCGCACCATGCGCCCGCGCGATCCGTGCCTTCTCGGCCCGCTCCCGCGCCTGCCGCTCGGCCTGCGCGGCACGGCGCAGCGAGTCCGCCTTGCCCGCGATCCCACGTGCCCGTTCCTCGGCGGTGCGCAGGGCGAGCCGGGCGTCCACCTCCTGCTGCCGGACGGTGGAAAGGGACTCGGCGGCGGCATCCCGCTCGGTGGTGTCCGGGTCCTCCTCCACCGGTTGCTCGGACACGGCCGTCAGCCGTTCCTCCAGCTCGGCCAGGTCGGCGAGGGCCTGTTCCCTGCTCTGCTCGACCTTGTCGCGCTGCTGCCGCAGCCGCTGCACATCGGCCTCGGCCGAGCGCACCGCCTGCTCCATGCTGCTCAGCCGCTCGGACGAGCGGGCCTTGCGCACCTTGGCCTCGCTGAGCGCCTCCTTGGCCTTGCCGACCTCGTCCCTGCGGTCCTGCTGCTGGGCGCGGGCGCCCTCCAGCTCGGCGCTGGTGCGTTCCAGCCTGCGCTCCGCGGCGAGCATCCGGTCCTGCGCCTCGTCGACCGCCGCCTGCACCTCGATCACGCTCTCCGCGGCCGAGCCGCCGACCGCCCAGTGCGCCCCGAACACATCGCCGTCCCTGGTGACCGTGCTGACCTCCGGATAGAGGCCGACCAGGTCGCGCGCGGCCGCCAGGTCCTCCACCACGGCCACCCGTTCCAGCGCGCGCTCCACCGCGGGCCGCAGCCCTTCCGGCGCCCGCACCACGTCCCGTGCCCAGCGGGCGCCGGTGGGCAACGTGGGCCAGGTCGCCGGGTCGGTTCCCGGTTCCTGCCCACCGAGCAGCAGCCCGGCCCGGCCGGCGTCCTCGGACTTCAGGTAGCGCAGCGCGGCGAGGGCGTCGTCGCCCGCGGACACCGCCACGGCGTCGGCCACCGGCCCGAGCGCGGCGGCCAGCGCCACCTCGAACCCGGCGTCCACGGTGAGCAGCGCGGCCACCGAGCCGAGCAGTCCCGGCAGCTCGTCGGCGGCGCCGAGCAGCGCGCCCGCGCCGTCCTTGCGCTTGAGCCCCATGGACAGCGC
Proteins encoded in this region:
- a CDS encoding VOC family protein, which produces MSAFVQNVAIDCADPYQLAQFWSQVVDRPVSDEDQPGDPEALISLGNGVDLVFLQVPEAKAGKNRLHVCLRPQDRTREDEVRRLLELGATMVADHRKPGAVCLGWAVLADPEGNEFCVLCSPAERGAG
- a CDS encoding amidohydrolase family protein, with the translated sequence MPIIDVWAQHPTPRFLRHEMLDSLRRWLGEEIPAGEVPVSATLAVLDAGGVDRALLSAWHGPEGALVSNDEVAAFVAEAPERLGGVASVDLGKPMAAVRELRRAVRELGFVALRVVPWLWGLPPNDRRYYPLYAECVELGIPFCTQVGHTGPLRASETGRPIPYLDEVALDFPELTIVAGHIGYPWTTEMIALATKYPNVYIDTSAYTVRRYPAELVSYLRAHGRRKVLFGTNYPMLTPERALAGLDDLGLDEETTELFLAGNARRVFGD
- the smc gene encoding chromosome segregation protein SMC → MHLKSLTLKGFKSFASATTLRFEPGITCVVGPNGSGKSNVLDALRWVMGTQGAKDLRGGKMEDVIFAGTSGRAALGRAEVTLTIDNADGALPIEYSEVSITRRMFRDGASEYEINGSTCRLLDVQELLSDSGIGREMHVIVGQGQLSEILQAKPEERRAFIEEAAGVLKHRKRKEKAVRKLNAMQGNLDRLTDLTSELRRQLKPLGKQAEIARKAQAVQSELRDSRLRLLADDLVTQRNTLAKEEADEKAARARRAEVEQALEVATSEQTELENAIAEDAPKLAAAQDTWYKLSALAERLRGTVRLAVERERHLSAEVEAPTGDRDPEELLAEAEEAAAREEELNEGVTEARSVLSETVARREELDRLVQAAEREHMAAVRAIADRREGIAKLSGQVEALRSKTGATADEIDRLTTGIEEAESRAETAAEELERTRAEGGLEDSDDADLQERHDRAVRANEDAKARVEELVKAEREAEREIASEKARVDALSMGLKRKDGAGALLGAADELPGLLGSVAALLTVDAGFEVALAAALGPVADAVAVSAGDDALAALRYLKSEDAGRAGLLLGGQEPGTDPATWPTLPTGARWARDVVRAPEGLRPAVERALERVAVVEDLAAARDLVGLYPEVSTVTRDGDVFGAHWAVGGSAAESVIEVQAAVDEAQDRMLAAERRLERTSAELEGARAQQQDRRDEVGKAKEALSEAKVRKARSSERLSSMEQAVRSAEADVQRLRQQRDKVEQSREQALADLAELEERLTAVSEQPVEEDPDTTERDAAAESLSTVRQQEVDARLALRTAEERARGIAGKADSLRRAAQAERQARERAEKARIARAHGAEVARAVVNAGEFALDRIETSLQRAAAERDAEQERRQRREETLGQVRNRVRELTGELEKLTDAVHRDEVLRAEQRMRLEQLETKVSEDFGIGLEDLVTEYGPDVPVPPGAGEMAEYEAAKERGEAVAEPQPIPYERDTQERRAKRAEKDLNLLGKVNPLALEEFAALEERYKFLSTQLEDLKKTREDLESVIKEVDEKILEVFTSAYEDVAREFETVFSVLFPGGEGRMVLTEPNDPLTTGVDVEARPPGKKVKRLSLLSGGEKSLVAVGMLVAIFRARPSPFYVMDEVEAALDDTNMRRLIGLLEQLRSASQLIIITHQKATMEIADALYGVSMQGDGITQVISQRLRSDDEVEQPEPAQA